Genomic window (Diabrotica undecimpunctata isolate CICGRU chromosome 6, icDiaUnde3, whole genome shotgun sequence):
TTAGCCATGAATTCTCCAtcatttgcgttgacatggttttcattcaatctttgttttactcctggaactatttcatttctgattcgtgcattaaagtcaTCCATAAGAATTAGGGGTTCTTCATGAGgtatttcatccaggatggtttgcaattgttcgtagaatgcctctcgttcctccttaggtttgcagtcctcgATGCTATAGATAGATATGGCATTTAATTTATGTTGTCTTTAAAAGTTATAAACGTAAAAGCTATATTAAAAAGAACACCAAGTTTCGTCGATATCCCAAAGCTTTGTTTTGTGTATATCAGTTCATTTCTTATTACACAATCAAATGTTTTATAGAAATCTATAAACTATATATGTAAGATCTACATCATACTCAATTACAGTAGAATAGAAAAAGAATTGGAACGTCGTGAAGCTATCTtcataataaatatttctttcgcCGCAACGAATTATGTCAACGTCACAAAACATTGTcaatcaaaattattttaaaatattttaagggCCAAATGAAAAATGCAATAAAAACTATCACTATTTTCGGAGGAGGTAAAATTGGTTCGGGTTTAGTGCAAATAGCAGCACAAAATGCAAAAAAAGTGGTATTGGTAGAAACAAACCAAGAACAACTTAGGAAATCAGCAGAGCTAATAATTACTAATTTAGGGAAATCTGCTCGTGAATTATACAAAGAGGAATACGAAGCGAAACAGTATATTGAACAAATTATGGGATTTGTTACAGGTAATAGATTTCACAATGTTTTTCGATACATTTTTGTACTGCTAGTCGCCATATCTTTTTATTTGTACCTTCACTGATAGTTTTCTGGATATTATAGTAAATTCTTTATCAGTTTTTGCTCTCAAACTTTTTCTGCATCAATTTTTCTCTTTGCACTATCAAATTCAACGtcttgtttaataataattgttacCAGTGCTGTTGTACGATTTCATATATTGTACGCTTCACATTTAATATTTATCATCTCCCGATTTCTTCTTCTCCTAATGACAGTACAACACAATTTGGGACTTTGTCTCAAGAATGGAAGATCATGTGCCACCCGATTCAAAAGTTCAGACGTCCATCAAGTTTTGCGCTTCTACTTCAATAAACTATCTTTTTTGTGGCTCACCTGTTGGTCATTTCCCCTTCAGTTTATTGTACATGACTCTTTTTGGTAATCTATAGCCTATTGAAGACCCTGGAGCACAGTGAATTCTGAGATATATACTTTGAACAATTACTgaaatctgttttattaaacagCTGGTATATTAATGGTTCTATCTTGTATATAACACTCGTGGTAATATCTTTAACATATCTATTATTATTTCTGAACCAGGTACAACGAATCCTACAAAAGCAGTGATTGACGCTGATCTAGTGGTAGAGGCCATTCCAGagaaactggataaaaaacaaGAACTCTTCCGGCACATAGACAAAGCAGCTCCGACGAAAACTATCTTTGCAAGCACCACAAATTCATTTTCCATTGGTTCGTTTGCTGAAAATTCCACTAGAATTCAGCGATTCGTCGGTCTGCATTTTTTCTATCCAGTTCCGGAGACCAAGTTGGTAGAAATCGTAAAGGTTTCAGTAACAAGTAAAGAAACGTTAGATTCGGTAACAGCTTGGTGTAAAGATGTTGGTAAGTTCTAAGTAAAAGTAATGATTTTTTCTATTTCTCAACAAGCTATGGTGTATTGCGACTATATTGCGTTATATTGATTCTGTTTGTCTTATAGTTCTCTAGTTATCCAGTAAAAGAAAGATTACTTAAAATTTCCAGTATTTAGTTAAGAATTTGATGGATTTATAAATTCAATCCTTAAATAGGGTGTCTCTctctctaataattttttttcgaatCTCTTGATTAATTGGACTTCCTTGCACTAATGCCGCACCCTATGTATACGGTCTGGAAAAGTATACATCGGAAGGTCTCTTTATCTAAAGGCTTCCGTCCTTTTTTCTACAAATTTAGTACTTATGTACTTCACACAGGGTACAGCTCATGGTGGGCTTTACTATTCGCCCTTTCTCACTCACAGCATCCTCAAATCTTCCTTGATACTTTAGTCATTAAAATATAAATGTATATGTATACAATTTGTTTAGGTAAGACTCCCGTAATATGCAACGACTCCTCTGGTTTCATCGTCAACAgacttttactttcatatataacCGAAGCAATAAGAATGACAGAGAGAGATGATGCGACTCCACAAGACATAGATATAGCCATGAAATTAGCAACAGGTAACATTGCTTACTTTCAAAATCTATAGCGGAATAATATGGTAAAATCTGCACTCGGCTGGCTTCTTATTTGAGATTGGGCACTCGAAAGTACATATTTAGAAACCTCTTTAGCTAAATTTTCAGCTCCCTATGCGGCCCCATGGATCCCCTATtgcaaaaaatgtgttttttcgaaaaaaaaaaaaaaatttcctcGTGGGCGAtccttttctttaaaaaatctaaaaaaattcatGAAGATACATTTTAATGCCTAAAAGCACTGGGCCGAAAAAAACATttgtatttttcaaaaaaaaatgtaatttatgtAGTTCATTTTTGGCAAacttctaaatatttatttttcgtgtatttttttccattcttctgAATGGCTGGGTTAGATTTTCTCTCCGGAATACCcttgaaattcaaaaaaaaaaacatttttttgtgtttCCTTCCATGTTTTTGTACATAAACTCAACTTAATGTTATTCAATGacgatttttgatatatttttttgttatttctaataGCGCAATCTAGTTTGCCATTTTCAGACCAGAACATGCTCAAAATACAACAAACACTCTTTTTTATATTCTCCCATGTTGTTAGCACATAACTTCAACTGCATGTGAATGAGGAATGatttttttcatctatttttccGGTTTTTTCTAATAGCAGCCTCATGTTGGCCATTGTCAGTCTGAAACATACTCTAAATTGAAAAAACTGCCTTTTAAAATTGAACTCAtgaaaaatttttgaatttttcaaaaaatttttaggTTATATAGGTAATTTTTGGTAAacttctaataattatttttcgtGAATTTGTTTTCATTCTTTTGAATTACGAGGTTAGATTTGCCATTTTCTCTCCGGAACATTCTCAAAATTcagaaaaactcatttttttgtgttttctcacatgtttttttttaactgcaTGTTAATAAATAtcgatttttgatatattttttttgttatttgaaatGACGGGATTAAGTTTCAGACCAGAACATGCTTAAAGCCCTATTTTTCACATTTTTTGCCATGTTGTTAGCACATTACCTCAACTTGCATGTGAATACTGAACGATTTTTCTCCGCTGAGTCCGTTATAAaacatttaaacttttttaatgttagtaaaatctataaaaataataaataaacaataaaattactttattttattttaaatatattatttaaactttaaaaatacataaaacatggtataaagcttcgcgctgtctacagtaccgcctacagtaccacatttttaataaaaaaaaatgatcaaggctggttataatttgttattttgggGTAAACTTTCTGTAttgaatctaaaaaaaaaacaataaaattactttatttaaattaaaaaaaaaactactgacttttgactttttttttgaAACTTGACTTGAGAAATCGAGAGACACAACAAAGATGAAGAAAAATCTTATGAAAACCCTATTTAGCCATATGTAGTTAAGGTTATATGCTAAAACATGGGAAGTATATTAAAAAGGAGAGTTTGTGGTATTTTGAGCATGTTCTGGTCTAAAAATAGCAAACTTGATCCCGGTATTagaaatgacaaaaaaatatatcaaaaatttatatCTACTGACATGCAGTTGAGTTATGTATAGGGTAAACACCAAAAGAAAAAGGTTTTTCGAATTTTGAGAATGGCGGAGAATTTCCGGAGAGAAAATGGCAAATCAACCCCGCCATTCACAAGAACGGAAAATAATTCTTTAGAAGTTTCTCAAAAATTACTACATAATcttttgaaaaattcaaatatttttcccgAGCCCAATTTTGATcccaaaaatctaaaaaaaatcataGTGTTTTTGGGCATTAAAATGTAtgttcatgaattttttcagattttttaaagcaaaggATCGGTCAGAATTTGCGATAGGGAACCCATGTGGCCAGCTAGAGAGATAAAAATTTGGCTAAAGGGGATTTTAAATATGTACTTTTGAATACCCAATCCCAAAAACGAATACAGCCGAGTGCAAATtttaccatcttatcccgctaaaCCTTTATATCATATTGGCTCTTTTCAACCAAGAATAATCAAATGATCAGTAGGTCTTTCCTTTTCCGTCACTGGAACACTGGCGATTATATACAATGAGTTAATAATGTGGCATCACTGTAAATCTGTCAACAAACTATGACATCATATACAATCGTTTTTAAGCAACAATTGCTGATTTATTGGTAATTTGGCAATAATTCAATACAAGATAAAAACTACTACTGATATTTTCaagttttatattaaaatttctcgATTTGgtactaaaaaaatttatttttgttcggCCACAACTATTTTTAAGGTTAAAATATACATGAAAATCAGAAGTATCCAAATCTGGCTAACAGAGAGGATGTTATAACGACCCATACTACAAACCATAAATTTTCTCATTTTTGGTGATCAATTTTTTCACTGCCTTGCTGAAAatcaattaaaatttgttttgtaatcCAAACATTTTCTTTCAAATTTCATTATTTACTTGGTTAAAAACATCGTTAGGAAAAATATTGCTTTTCGAATAACCAAGAACGCTAGAGTCTCCAATCATTGTTGCGTTATCTTCTcaatattttttagtagtttattGTTGTGGTCGTCCTTCATGTTGATCATTAATAATTTATGCATGACCATGTTCAAACTCTGctgtctattttttttattattgatagaaAGTTTAGATTATTATACACCAAATTTGATGATTTTTGGCAATCTAACATAAAATAATCGAACAAAACAGTAATACCCGAACTCTGTACCGAATTGGAGCAATCACATCtttactagacatagtgaacacGTACAAAGTCGATATTTTAGCTCTGAAGGAAATGCGATGGGACGGGAACTGGCACTCTTGACAAGAGAACCCATTCCATATTTTACGTAATACatacgtaataaactgcagaagttatagaggcccaaacatagactcagatcattgcctagtgatctcaacattgagggctagaatttcaaacaccagtaaagaaaataaaatggatagaaaaaaatggaatgtgcaaaagctgagagatgcgataATTGCAGAACGATACTCGGAAAATATCACCAAAAgactaaggaatcaaaatgtaaatgaagaaggccagacagacATAGACTCCTaatggaccagaataaaggaagacattgaagcaaCAGCGAAagaggaaataggaacagaaatttgtgccagTAGAATGCAACATAAGTTGTTCAAACTCtgcattctattcttttttattattgatagtGAAATTTTAGACTCTTATACACCAACTTTGATGATTTTTGGCAATCTAACATAAAATAATCGAACAAAACAGCAATATCATTTGTACcagcatttcttcttcttctggttcctatccgtttcggatgttggaaatcatattggcaatcatgaccttgctcgctgcggctcgaaacagctccgttgaggttttcttaaaccatgttcttaaattccgcagccatgatattctccttctaccgggtcctcgcttacctttgactttaccttgcaatatagactgcagcagggagtaacggtgctgatttctcataacgtgtcccagatattgcaattttatgcgtttgatcgtaaacacaatctctggttccttcttcattttttctagaacttccttgttcgtgatccttgctgtccatgatattctcagcattcttctataaagccacatctcaaatgcttcaagttttttaatagtggtgtctgtaagcgtccatgcctccgccccgtacaacaacacagagaaaacatagcatctcaaatgtctcatttttgtatctagggatatgttcattttgttaaagaccgttcttgcctttcctatgcggcactttatttcctgtacattgctccactgttcgtttataatagtttccagcaatactgttttactcgctttatctgcgtcccattaatgtatagatgaaccccatttatattcttcttgctgataatcatttgtttcgttttgtggatattaatgtttagtccgtactgttgactgtactcgtttattctgtccattagcctctgaagtctctctaaactatctgctatcaccatggtgtcgtcggcatatctaacattgtttactctttcaccatttagaaggatgccttcgtctattccgtaaagagcctcgttaaaaattttctctgagtacatattaaatatcaacggcgataggatacatccctgtctaactccacgtagtatttttatgtggtCTGTNNNNNNNNNNNNNNNNNNNNNNNNNNNNNNNNNNNNNNNNNNNNNNNNNNNNNNNNNNNNNNNNNNNNNNNNNNNNNNNNNNNNNNNNNNNNNNNNNNNNacgcgctatctcagagttatactttggcaactatgtcaacttcgatctctgtcaataataatgacgtgcaacggtaagtaaattagatggactgtatgtgAAAATTTTCCCCTGTGAAAACAAAATTGACTTGACTTTCAGATTTTTCATTTTACTTATTTACTAACTTATCATATTATACTCTTCGCCTCAGAATGCGTCTGTTTGTTATAATCGGTATTGAAATGGACATACTCATCGAAAATTCTAATGTCGACCCAAGATTAAGAATCAAAACTCTTGCGCACACGAAAGATATACTGACTATAAAAACTCCttttattatattcatttataaaaattgGGCAATATTTGTAGTATTTTTGTGATTTGAGCTGCTTTATGGAATAGAAATGCATCAGTAATAATCCAGATTGAAGCATTGGAGATGTTAAGACTACTTCGAATGACACACATAATCTGCAGAATTGAGGATAGTAAAAAAGATGGATTTTTATTGAGGATTGTTAAATATAGAACAAAATATCTTATTTGGAACTTATATTCAAGATATTACTTTCCGTACTAATAGTACCTGGCTGGCAACCTTTCGAGATTTGACGAAAATGCGAAAAGCGAGACAACTTTTCTAAATAGTGGAAGATCTTGAAGACCTCGCTATGACAATCGCTCATGACAGAGTAATTTTGTTATAACACATATAGAACATTGATTCCCGAGTATTACTGTATATAACTGTATAGAAATAACGATTTCTTCAATCAATATCAATTCAAAATTCAAtcttatttagttatttttaacaaactttcAAGAATTATTAGGAAGACACCGGTTTGATAACgtaaaatagtttcaaaagtatAAAACTACAAAAAGTAGATAAAATCTACATTGGGATTATCTTTATGATAATGCTAATAAAACTTCTATTACAAATAGTAAAAGAGTTGTTAAATGAACCTAAATATTCGGTGATTTCCCTGTTATTTTGGTACCTTAAACCGCTTATAGTAAGAACATGGTCAAAGGAGTGCTTAAGAACCGTAAAAGAAGTATTTTTCTCGATTAATACGAATCCGTGCttatttaaaaagtatattaTAGTCGTAGTGGGTGACGAAGAACTTGTTCTCAATGTTAAATCTGAGAAAGCAAGCTGAACATCTTTGTGAAAATTCCTAACGTGTACCTTGATATTTTCATAGATATCTTCGCAACAAATATGGCAGTAAGTATACAAATTTGTGATACAAGACATTTCGTTGTGTAAAATTTTGGCGCTTCTGTACAAATACGGCATCTTATCTTTGCACATCCAACGCCTGCACGAGAACAGCAACTTGTCCTGCAACTCCAACGGAACCTCGTACTTTATGACTGCAGTTCCAAAATTGTGGTCCTCGAAATACGGCAAACAAAAACGGCATATGGAAATTTCAACGTTATTGATAACGTAAAAGAAAGGATGATTTTCGTTCAACCTGTCCTCACAAAAATTGCATTGAAAACAGATTCTTCGGTTATTTTTGATGTCCAGCAACATGAATCCATATCCGTAGGCGTTCACCGGAACTGTGTAACCATCCACTGGCTGCTTCAAAAATATTTTCctgtattttctatttttcatataaaaaatgtCTCTATTTCCACTTTCGCTATTTGTTATGTTTTGCTGAAAGAGTTCAATGTAGAAAATTTCCCTGACAAAAGTTTCATCACTCATATTTCAGCTGAAATAGTTAACAAGTGTCATCATTTGCTATATGAGTACTAATagaaattaattatattaattcaATGTTATCATGGAATTACAAAaggattttataaattttttgattGTTTAATATATTCGATTAAAAGTATTGTTCAAAGATTGGGAAAAACTAcccaataatattattattataattaaccTTTAAGCCAATTCAACTATCCATAAATGCGGAACGAATGAACTCATGGCCTTTAGCCACTGCGTAGCTTCAGTATATATTGTATGATTTCGGATTGGAATAAACGCTGCTGTAGTTATAgacataatacaaatatactgACTGCTGCCATACAGTCGCGTTTCTCCAGTACAACACAGAAAGTTCACGCAAAGCAGGTTCACAAGAGGAGAAAAACTCATGGAATTCCTGGaacaagaaaacatgtatgttatgaataccttgtacaaaaagaaacctaacagaaagtggacatgggtcgcacctaacggaactaccaaaaatgaaatagactatttcctctcaaacaacaaaggaatatttgaagaggtcacaacaa
Coding sequences:
- the LOC140443096 gene encoding hydroxyacyl-coenzyme A dehydrogenase, mitochondrial-like codes for the protein MKNAIKTITIFGGGKIGSGLVQIAAQNAKKVVLVETNQEQLRKSAELIITNLGKSARELYKEEYEAKQYIEQIMGFVTGTTNPTKAVIDADLVVEAIPEKLDKKQELFRHIDKAAPTKTIFASTTNSFSIGSFAENSTRIQRFVGLHFFYPVPETKLVEIVKVSVTSKETLDSVTAWCKDVGKTPVICNDSSGFIVNRLLLSYITEAIRMTERDDATPQDIDIAMKLATGNIAYFQNL